The Natrinema versiforme genome segment ACTAACACTAACACCGAATCGACGACGGTCAGCGTGACTGTTAACGGCGAAGAGTACACGAAAGAAACGGAAGACCGGACGCTACTGGTCCACTTCCTTCGCGAAGAATTGGGCCTGACCGGCACGCATCAGGGCTGTGTCGTCGGAAAGTGTGGCGCATGTACGGTCCTCCACGAGGGGACCCCCAAGAAGTCCTGTATGCTCTACGCCGCACAGGTCGACGGTGACGAGATAACGACTGTCGAAGGGCTTGCCGACGTGGCTGAGTCTGAGGGCGTCGACCTCGAGACGCGAGATGGAACGACGCTGCATCCGCTGCAGATGGGATTCAAGCAGAACCACGGTCTCCAGTGTGGCTTCTGCACGCCGGGCTTCCTAATGACTTCGTATGCGCTCCTCCAGGAGAACGAGAACCCGACCAGAGAGGATATCAAGTCGGCCATCTCTGGGAACATCTGTCGCTGTACGGGATATAATTCGATCGTCGACAGCGTCGAATGGGCGTCGAAGGTGCTGCAAGAAGGAGAGCCTACGGCGATGCCGGACGGCGGTCCCGAAACGGGCTGTGGCTGCGGCTGTACATGTGTTGACGACGAGTCCGTGAGAGGTGATCAACCATGAGCGAGATGGTCGATCAAGAAGAAGCGTCTGACACCGACAACGCCGGAATGGTTGGCGACGCCTTCGGCCGCCGGGAAGACGACCGGCTTGTCAGGGGCGAAGGAAAATATATGGATGACTTCGATCCCGTCAGCAACCTTCACCACCTCGCATTCCTTCGATCACCGCTGGCTCACGGAGAGATCGAATCGATCGACACCTCGGCGACCGAACAACGCGACGATGTCGTATGCGTTCTGACGGGTGCGGATCTGGTCGAACGGATGGATCCGTTCGCCGTCGGCGTTCAGAACCCGCCGGAGTACTACCCGCTGGCAGTTAACAAGGTCCGGTACGACGGTGAACCCGTCGCGGCCGTCGTGGCGACGAGCAAGTACGCCGCGAAGGATGCACTCGAAAGTATCGACGTCAAGTACAACCGCCTCGATCCCGTCACGGACGAACTTGAGGCCCTCAAGGATGAAGCGCCTCAGCTACATGAAGGCGGGAACCTTGCCAACGAGCGAACGCTCGAGTACGGCCCGATTGACGAGGCATTCGAGAAGGCGGATCACGTCGTTGAATCGGAGTTCGAGTTCCCACGATACACCAGTGCCCCGATGGAGACCTACGGCGTCATCGCGGATTACGATCACTCCGCTGACGCTGCGACGGTCTGGTCGAACTTCCAAGGTCCATTCACGATGCACCCGGTCGTCGCGGGTGCACTCGGGATGTCCCAGAATGACCTTCAGTTCAAGGTTCCCTCGGACAACGGAGGGAGTTTCGGTGTAAAGGCGCACATCTACCCCTACATTGCGGCGATCGTCGTCGCATCGGAGGAGGCTGGCGTCCCGGTGAAGTGGATCGAGAGCCGGCGTGAACATCTACAGGCGAGCGCCTGTCACACCGATCGCACGCAGCGAATGCGTGGCGCCGTCTCCGACGACGGTCAGATCCTGGGCGTGTGGGTCGAACTGTACGACAACTTCGGAGCGTATGTCCGTGCGCCGGAGCCCGGGAATACGTTCCGACCGCTCGCGAACTACGTTAACACCTACGACTTCAACGCGTTCGGCGGGGAGTTCTACGCTGTCGAGACAAACAAGTGTCCGGCCGGTCTCAACCGCGGGTACGGCTGTCACCAGTACTATTTCGGACTGGAGCGGCTTGTCGACCAAATGGCCGATGTCGTCGATATGGATCCGACCGAGTTCCGGAAGCGCAACTTCATCGATGCCGACGAGTTTCCCTACGAGACACCGACCGGCGGCGAATACGACAGTGGTCGGTACGCCGACGCCCTCGAACGTGCCAAGGAACTGTTCGACTACGAATCGTACCTCGAGCGGCGCGAACAGGCCCGCGAAGAGGGGAGGTACGTGGGGATCGGCTGTTCGGCCATCATCGATCCCTCGGCCTCGAACATGGGATACGTCTCGGTGGCGATACCACCAGAGGAACGCGAAAAGGGCTACCCCAAGTCCGGTGCGGTCAGTTCGGTTACGATGATGGTCCAGCCGGACGCTAGTATTGTCGTCGAACTCGACTCCGCGCCGAGCGGACAGGGCCACGAAACGACAGCTAGCCAGATTGCCGCCGACGAACTGGGTGTCAAACCCGAGGCGATCAACGTCATCTCGGGAATGGACACTAACGAGAAGGCCTGGAGTGTCTCATCGGGGAGCTACTCCTCGCGTTTCGCGAGCGTCGGTCACAGCGCCGTCAAGAAGGCTGGTGAGCAGATCTCCAGCCAGATGCAACGGATCGCTGGGGAGATCCTTGACGCTCCCGCTGACGAGATTGAACTCGCGGACGGCCGCGCGTACGGTCCTAACGAGGAGTCGATATCTATCCGGCAGATCGCCGGGACCGCACACTGGAACCCCGCTGTGCTACCCGACGATATCCAGCCGGGGCTACGGACCCAGTATACGTTTAGCATGGAGGACTCGACGCCAATCGACAAGAACGATCGGATCAACTCCTCGGGAACGTACGGTTACGGCGTCCAGTTGATTGCCGTCGAGGTTGACGCAACGACCGGCGAAATCGACGTTCTCGATTACGTAGCCGTCCACGACTGCGGGACGATTGTCAATCCACAGATCGTTGACGGCCAAGTTGAAGGCGGCATCTTCCATGGGTTCGCGGGCGCGCTCTACGAGGAACTGGAGTACGACTCAAGTGGAACGCTCCAGGCAGATACATTCATGGATTATGCGGTTCCGACTGCGAAAGAAGCACCCGACGTGACGATGGATCACCTCGAGACTCCGTCGCCAAAAACGCCGTTGGGATCGAAAGGCACTGGTGAGGCTGGGACCGAAGGCGCACCGGCAGTCATCGCCAACGCAGTCGACGATGCACTCGAACCGGCTGGCATCGAGATAACATCGCTCCCGCTGAAACCCGAACGGATCTGGACGTTACTCAACGAGTCTGCGACTGGTGGAAGTGCTGATTGATCCGCCACGCAATTTCTGATCGGCATTGTGTTACTGGCGTACGTCTGTAACAACCCCTCCACGGGAGCACAATGTTTTTAATGGTTGTTGTACAATCGAACGATAGCGTAGTGTGAGAGTCAATCATGAACATGGGTAGAGTCTTTCAACGGACTGTTGATCGGTATCCGAATCGGACAGCCATCGTCGATCAAGACGAGGGCATCGAATACAGTTACAAAGCGTGGGAAAACCGGGTCGATAGGCTCGCATCGGCACTCAAGAAGATGGGGATTGGACCGGGCAATAGAGTGGGCGTCGTGATGCAGCCCCGTGTGCAGGTCGGTACTGTCTACTGGGCAGTACAGAAATGTGGCGCCGCGTTTGTCCCGTACAACATCCGAGTCGCGGCCGACGAACTCCAGTTCCTAGTCAATAACACGGAACCGGACCTGTTGGTCTACTCATCGATCGCTCGAGAGGCGGTCGACGGCGCACACGAAGCGTTCTCATCAACGGATGAACTCGTTTACGTTGACGACAACGTTCCGTCATATGCTGAGTCGTTCGAGGACTTCCTTCCAGCCGATGCGGAGTCGGTCGAACCGGCAACGGTCGACCCTGACGATACAAGTCTCATTCTTCATACGAGCGGCACGACCGGTCGTCCGAAGGGTGTTCCGCGGAGTCATACGAATACATACACCGCTGCGAAGGCTCATGTCATCCAGTCGCAGTGGGTTGACGACGAGACGACGCTCGGGTTGATGCCCATCTATCATACAATGGGGATTCGGACGCTCGTCTCCGCGGCGATCGTCAGCGGCACTTGGGTTGCACAGAGGGCGTTCTCGCCAGACCAGACTGTCGAACTCATTGAATCCGAGGAGATAACTAGTCTCTATCTCGTACCGACCGTCTATCACGACCTCGTCAAGTCATCGGCGATTGACGGCGCTGACGTCTCGAGCGTCACGTGCCTAGGTTATGCGGGGACGTCAATGACCGCCCCGATCCAGGAGGAGGTCAGGGAAACATTCGATCCCGAAATCTTCGTCAACCACTACGGCAGTACCGAGGTATATACACACAGTATCTGTTCGTGGATTGATTCAAAGCCCGGTTCTGCAGGCCGTGCCGGTATTAATACGCGAATTCGGGTCGTCAACTCCAGCCGCGACGGAACGGTTCCGCCAAACGATACAGTCGAGCAAGGCGAGCTCGGTGAAATAGTCGTCGACGCGACATCGCCTGAGGCGTTCGACGGCTACCTCAATCGACCGGAAGCGACCGAGCAGTCCTTCGAAGACGGCTGGTATTTCACCGGGGACCTAGGTTACCGAGACGACGACGGCGATATCTTCGTCGTGGGACGAGTTGACGATATGATTATCAGCGGCGGTGAGAACATCTACCCCGTCGAGGTTGAGAACGTTCTCGACGGACACAAAGCAATCGACGAAGTCGCGGTCGTCGGTATCGACGACGAGCGCTGGAACCAGATCGTTACTGCGTTCGTCACGCTTCCGGACGGCCCTAAGAGCGTCGATCTCTCGAGTCTCGCCGATCGATTGGACACATTCTGCCGAGAGAGCGATGATCTCGCAGATTTCAAGCGTCCACGAAAGTACGTATTTGTCGACGAGATCGTTAAGAGCAATGTCGGGAAAGTACTTCGCCGGGAACTCGAGATTGACGACCTTGATGTGGAGGTATATGAAATCGTTAATGTCTGAATCGGTATCTGGTCGTTAAACGACGCTACGACGCTTGTTCAGAATCAAGTCGCGTGTGAATCGGTCCTTCGCGGTCGGACAGTTGCCCACCGCTGCGGTTGTTGTGGACTGCAAGCAGTTCGGAGACGATGCTAAAGCCGATTGCCGTCGGTTCATCGCCGCCAAGATCCAGTCCGACTGGGGTCGCAATACGATCCGCGTCCCGACCCTTGATGCCAACTCCTTCGCGCAACTCCTGAAACCGCTTTCGCGGTCCCATCAGACCTACGTACGGAATGTCGGTATCGAGAAGTGCGTCCAGCGCTAACTGATCGTCGATCAGATTATGAGACATAAGTACTGCGTAAGTTTGCTCGGGAACCGTTACTAGGTCAGAGAGTTCTGTTGGGTGTGTCGAGATGACCTCGTCGGCCGCGGGGAAACGATCTGGCTCTGCACGGGCGCCTCGTGCCGTTGCGACACGAACTCGAAATCCGGCCTGTCGGGCCAGGGAAGCGACGGGGTTGATGTCTTCCTGATCCCCGAACAGCAACAGTTCGGGACTTGGATCGATTCGATCGACGAACACCCGAACCTCACCGTCGTCCATCTCAACAATCACGCAAACAGCGCCGTCGTCCGGAAGGGGTTTGGTCCGTTCCAAAGCGTTGGTCACAGCGGAATCAGGCAGTCCTGACCGGCCGGCCGTCATGAACGTTTCATCGGCGACAACCGTTCGATCGCCGACACGAACAGCCGGGTTCGACGATTCGATGGCCGTGAGTACCGTCTGCGATCGTCGGCTGTTGAGTCCCTCAACGACGGGGCTGAAGCTCTCGTCGATCGGTTCGATCAGGACATCGATAACACCGTTACAACCAAGTCCGAGCCCCCAAGCGTCCGTATCGTCGTCTGTCAGATCGTATGTTTCGGTGCGTGTCTTCCCGTCGGCGATGACGTCTTGTGCCAGATCAGTCACCGATCCTTCGAGACAGCCGGCAGTTACTGACCCCTGCAGTTCACCATCGTCCGCTACAACCATCTTCGCTCCAGGGCGGCGATATCCGGATCCCTCAACGTTGACAACCGTCGCGAGCGCGGCGGTCTCCTCCACGACGAGCGCGTCACCGATGGCCGAATGAACGTCGCGTTTCGTCGTGCTCCAAGGACTCTCGAGTAGACGAGTCATGCTTCGTATACGCTTTCGGCTCGAGGAATAACTCACTGTCGGTCGCTGCCCAAAGGCGTTACTCGTCTCCAAGGTGGCACTCCGTCGACGGTGTCACACGGGAATTTACAGGTGCTTGATCACGCGCAGATTCAACCCTAGTCGGGACAGAGGGGCGTAGAATTAAACAGCTTCAAACCGAACCCTGAAGTTCTATCGCTGTGAGGAGAAGATATGGGCCGAGTAGCAATAATTAGTGCATCGATGACCCAGTTCGGACAGCGTGACGACTGGATTTGCGAGTTACTCACAGAGGCCGGCGAGTCCTGTCTCACCAATGTAGACGTCGACGCGAGCGAGTTAGATCACCTCTACGTCTCGAACATGGCAAGCGGCGAGTTCGAGGGCCAGACCGGCGTTCCGAATGCCCTCGCCCATGATATAGGAGCGCTCGGTGCCTATACCCAACGTATCGACCAGACAAGCTCGTCAGGCG includes the following:
- a CDS encoding xanthine dehydrogenase family protein molybdopterin-binding subunit — translated: MSEMVDQEEASDTDNAGMVGDAFGRREDDRLVRGEGKYMDDFDPVSNLHHLAFLRSPLAHGEIESIDTSATEQRDDVVCVLTGADLVERMDPFAVGVQNPPEYYPLAVNKVRYDGEPVAAVVATSKYAAKDALESIDVKYNRLDPVTDELEALKDEAPQLHEGGNLANERTLEYGPIDEAFEKADHVVESEFEFPRYTSAPMETYGVIADYDHSADAATVWSNFQGPFTMHPVVAGALGMSQNDLQFKVPSDNGGSFGVKAHIYPYIAAIVVASEEAGVPVKWIESRREHLQASACHTDRTQRMRGAVSDDGQILGVWVELYDNFGAYVRAPEPGNTFRPLANYVNTYDFNAFGGEFYAVETNKCPAGLNRGYGCHQYYFGLERLVDQMADVVDMDPTEFRKRNFIDADEFPYETPTGGEYDSGRYADALERAKELFDYESYLERREQAREEGRYVGIGCSAIIDPSASNMGYVSVAIPPEEREKGYPKSGAVSSVTMMVQPDASIVVELDSAPSGQGHETTASQIAADELGVKPEAINVISGMDTNEKAWSVSSGSYSSRFASVGHSAVKKAGEQISSQMQRIAGEILDAPADEIELADGRAYGPNEESISIRQIAGTAHWNPAVLPDDIQPGLRTQYTFSMEDSTPIDKNDRINSSGTYGYGVQLIAVEVDATTGEIDVLDYVAVHDCGTIVNPQIVDGQVEGGIFHGFAGALYEELEYDSSGTLQADTFMDYAVPTAKEAPDVTMDHLETPSPKTPLGSKGTGEAGTEGAPAVIANAVDDALEPAGIEITSLPLKPERIWTLLNESATGGSAD
- a CDS encoding (2Fe-2S)-binding protein, with protein sequence MTETNTNTESTTVSVTVNGEEYTKETEDRTLLVHFLREELGLTGTHQGCVVGKCGACTVLHEGTPKKSCMLYAAQVDGDEITTVEGLADVAESEGVDLETRDGTTLHPLQMGFKQNHGLQCGFCTPGFLMTSYALLQENENPTREDIKSAISGNICRCTGYNSIVDSVEWASKVLQEGEPTAMPDGGPETGCGCGCTCVDDESVRGDQP
- a CDS encoding XdhC family protein; this encodes MEETAALATVVNVEGSGYRRPGAKMVVADDGELQGSVTAGCLEGSVTDLAQDVIADGKTRTETYDLTDDDTDAWGLGLGCNGVIDVLIEPIDESFSPVVEGLNSRRSQTVLTAIESSNPAVRVGDRTVVADETFMTAGRSGLPDSAVTNALERTKPLPDDGAVCVIVEMDDGEVRVFVDRIDPSPELLLFGDQEDINPVASLARQAGFRVRVATARGARAEPDRFPAADEVISTHPTELSDLVTVPEQTYAVLMSHNLIDDQLALDALLDTDIPYVGLMGPRKRFQELREGVGIKGRDADRIATPVGLDLGGDEPTAIGFSIVSELLAVHNNRSGGQLSDREGPIHTRLDSEQAS
- a CDS encoding AMP-binding protein, producing the protein MNMGRVFQRTVDRYPNRTAIVDQDEGIEYSYKAWENRVDRLASALKKMGIGPGNRVGVVMQPRVQVGTVYWAVQKCGAAFVPYNIRVAADELQFLVNNTEPDLLVYSSIAREAVDGAHEAFSSTDELVYVDDNVPSYAESFEDFLPADAESVEPATVDPDDTSLILHTSGTTGRPKGVPRSHTNTYTAAKAHVIQSQWVDDETTLGLMPIYHTMGIRTLVSAAIVSGTWVAQRAFSPDQTVELIESEEITSLYLVPTVYHDLVKSSAIDGADVSSVTCLGYAGTSMTAPIQEEVRETFDPEIFVNHYGSTEVYTHSICSWIDSKPGSAGRAGINTRIRVVNSSRDGTVPPNDTVEQGELGEIVVDATSPEAFDGYLNRPEATEQSFEDGWYFTGDLGYRDDDGDIFVVGRVDDMIISGGENIYPVEVENVLDGHKAIDEVAVVGIDDERWNQIVTAFVTLPDGPKSVDLSSLADRLDTFCRESDDLADFKRPRKYVFVDEIVKSNVGKVLRRELEIDDLDVEVYEIVNV